The Azospirillum baldaniorum genome window below encodes:
- a CDS encoding cupin domain-containing protein, translated as MRAKAVYALTAFACIASLAVSAQQGKFKLNEVFRADKTVTGQELQFPTGKVEIVAGVGEFAPGSETPMHKHPYPRSLYILEGTFTVTEEGKQSRTYPEGSFIIEAIDVWHTGGNTSSVPAKILVIDEVPAGVNNLVLKPK; from the coding sequence ATGCGCGCAAAAGCCGTGTATGCCTTGACCGCCTTCGCCTGCATCGCTTCCCTGGCGGTATCCGCTCAACAAGGGAAGTTCAAACTGAACGAGGTGTTTCGGGCTGACAAGACGGTGACCGGCCAGGAGCTTCAATTTCCAACCGGCAAGGTTGAAATCGTCGCCGGAGTCGGTGAATTCGCACCCGGATCCGAAACGCCGATGCACAAACACCCGTATCCTCGTAGCCTATACATTCTGGAAGGGACGTTCACGGTTACGGAGGAGGGCAAGCAGTCGCGGACCTACCCCGAGGGCAGCTTCATCATTGAAGCCATCGATGTGTGGCACACCGGGGGCAATACAAGCTCGGTCCCAGCGAAAATCCTGGTGATCGATGAAGTGCCCGCTGGTGTGAACAACCTTGTGCTTAAGCCGAAGTGA
- a CDS encoding nuclear transport factor 2 family protein — MTTSAAITFDFGDLKRAIEHSDADTLVQFYADDAEMIIVDRNRPPSAPMTLSGKEEITAFWRDVCSRNMTHRVGREVVGADRAAFVEECAYPDGCHVMSAMTLDLRDGRIATHLTVQAWDEVSGATGPAT; from the coding sequence ATGACCACGTCGGCAGCCATAACCTTCGATTTCGGTGACCTGAAACGAGCCATCGAACATAGCGATGCTGACACGCTGGTTCAGTTTTATGCCGATGATGCCGAGATGATCATCGTCGATCGCAACCGTCCGCCCAGCGCGCCGATGACGCTGTCAGGCAAAGAGGAAATCACGGCATTCTGGCGCGATGTCTGCTCCAGGAACATGACGCATCGTGTCGGTCGAGAGGTGGTTGGGGCGGACCGCGCCGCCTTTGTTGAAGAGTGCGCCTACCCTGACGGGTGCCATGTGATGTCGGCTATGACCCTCGACCTGCGAGATGGCCGGATCGCCACGCACCTCACTGTCCAAGCATGGGATGAGGTCAGCGGCGCGACTGGTCCGGCAACGTAG
- a CDS encoding transposase: MRFDFAHFRTAVLHARIQTAGSSAMKASARARSNTARRCPIAHSTLALPQRFVAWLWPYLDDFSGRTRSTVASLTVGTVLAGVPRTVTNLLHTLGLAGEPGFAALHRVLRRNRWSGLKLARTLLNALDHAFVQDGPVVIGVDHTLERRRRAHVHPAGHCFDSVRSSTEQTVTSHGLRWMSAMLLVEVPFADHSLGPGHPAAPAPPAARSASGRRHGWRVRRADPAPRGRLVDVACYAP, translated from the coding sequence GTGCGCTTCGACTTTGCGCATTTCAGGACGGCGGTCCTTCACGCGCGGATCCAGACGGCTGGCTCCTCAGCGATGAAGGCAAGCGCCCGAGCAAGGTCGAACACCGCCCGCAGGTGCCCCATTGCACACTCCACCCTCGCCCTTCCGCAACGTTTTGTCGCGTGGCTCTGGCCCTACCTGGACGACTTCTCGGGGCGTACCCGCTCCACGGTGGCGTCGCTCACGGTCGGTACGGTGCTGGCGGGCGTTCCGCGCACCGTCACCAATCTGCTGCACACCCTCGGTCTGGCCGGCGAGCCCGGCTTCGCCGCCCTTCACCGCGTGCTCCGCCGCAACCGATGGTCGGGGCTGAAGTTGGCACGCACCCTGCTGAACGCCCTGGACCACGCCTTCGTCCAGGACGGCCCGGTCGTCATCGGTGTCGATCACACCCTGGAACGGCGCCGTCGAGCCCATGTTCATCCAGCCGGTCATTGCTTTGACTCTGTCCGTTCTTCGACGGAACAGACCGTTACCAGCCATGGGCTGCGCTGGATGAGCGCCATGCTGCTGGTCGAGGTTCCGTTCGCCGACCACAGCCTGGGCCCAGGCCATCCTGCTGCGCCTGCACCGCCGGCTGCCCGATCGGCTTCTGGTCGCCGTCATGGATGGCGAGTTCGCCGCGCTGACCCTGCTCCACGCGGACGGCTCGTCGACGTTGCCTGCTACGCGCCGTAA
- a CDS encoding efflux RND transporter periplasmic adaptor subunit: MNHKRAERTRCRWALLVVAPLIPLAACGSSEEPASDPVRPVRVVTVTKHEGGETLSLPGQIQAQDEVSLAFRIDGRMIERLVNVGDQVEAGQPIARLDPEPARNALRTAQANLSAAMGQQTLARNDYERQETLLGQGWTTRARYDTAAQALKAAAAQVDSAQAQFDTAQDHLGYTELVADGAGTVTARGAEPGEVVAAGRMIVHLARRDGRDAVFDVPAPVFRIAPANTVVTVALTSDPAAQTIGRVREVAPQADPVTRTFTVRVGLQNPPDAMRLGSTVNGSIQTSGVGGFEIPATALTQANRQPAVWIVDPATSTVALRNIDLERYDLARVIVARGLEADEVVVTAGVQALRPGQKVRMLGAGP; this comes from the coding sequence GTGAACCACAAACGAGCCGAACGCACACGCTGCCGATGGGCTCTGCTCGTCGTCGCACCGTTGATCCCGCTCGCGGCATGCGGTTCCAGCGAGGAACCCGCCTCGGACCCGGTCCGCCCCGTGCGGGTGGTGACGGTCACCAAGCACGAGGGCGGCGAAACCCTGTCGTTGCCCGGCCAGATCCAGGCGCAGGACGAGGTCAGCCTCGCGTTCCGCATCGACGGGCGGATGATCGAGCGCCTGGTGAATGTCGGCGATCAGGTCGAAGCGGGGCAGCCCATCGCGCGCCTGGATCCCGAACCCGCCCGCAACGCCCTGAGAACGGCGCAGGCGAACCTGAGCGCCGCCATGGGACAGCAGACGCTGGCGCGCAACGACTACGAACGGCAGGAAACCCTCCTGGGCCAGGGCTGGACGACCCGCGCCCGCTACGACACCGCGGCGCAGGCGCTGAAGGCCGCAGCGGCGCAGGTCGATTCGGCGCAGGCGCAGTTCGACACCGCGCAGGATCATCTGGGCTATACGGAGCTGGTGGCCGATGGCGCCGGCACGGTCACCGCCCGCGGCGCCGAACCTGGGGAGGTGGTGGCGGCCGGTCGCATGATCGTGCATCTGGCCCGCCGGGACGGGCGGGACGCCGTTTTCGACGTTCCGGCACCGGTGTTCCGGATCGCCCCCGCCAACACGGTCGTCACCGTGGCACTGACCTCCGATCCCGCGGCGCAGACCATTGGGCGCGTGCGCGAGGTGGCACCGCAGGCCGATCCGGTGACCCGCACCTTCACGGTACGGGTCGGCCTCCAAAACCCGCCCGACGCGATGCGCCTCGGCTCGACGGTCAACGGGTCGATCCAGACCAGTGGCGTGGGCGGTTTCGAGATTCCCGCAACGGCGCTGACGCAGGCGAACCGGCAGCCGGCGGTCTGGATCGTCGATCCGGCGACAAGCACCGTCGCGTTGCGCAACATCGACCTCGAGCGCTACGACCTTGCCCGGGTCATCGTCGCGCGCGGCCTCGAAGCCGACGAGGTCGTGGTCACCGCGGGCGTCCAGGCGTTGCGGCCGGGGCAGAAGGTCCGCATGCTCGGAGCCGGGCCATGA
- a CDS encoding efflux RND transporter permease subunit, protein MSGFNLSAWAIRNRSVVLFLMIGVVLAGTAAFLKLGRAEDPAFTIRTMVVQAQWPGATLDETLQQVTERIERTLQEVPNLDTLRSYTVPGTTVIFVDLVGSTQGRAVSDTWYEVRKRVGDMRHTLPQGVLGPGFNDDFGDTFGIIYGFTADGFTHRELRDTVEDVRSRLLLVPDVSKIELLGEQDERVYVDFSLETLAGLGVEPGALIAALRAQNAVRPAGVLRTGKEALSLQVSGAFASEQDILDVNFVAGGRMLRLRDLAEVRRALADPPQPLFRVNGEPAIGLAIAMRPGGDILALGRNVSAAMARIGAGLPMGIEAHLVADQARTVDEAISDFITSLWQAVVIVLIISFVALGLRAGAIVAITIPLTLAIVFAVMDLLRIDLQRISLGALIIALALLVDDAMTTIDAMTRRLAAGDRMEAAAVYPYKALAVAMLSGTLVTIAGFVPIGFAQSSAGEYTFSIFAVVGIALIASWLVATVFAPVLGMMLLRPPKPGRGGEPGAVLRLYRRVLSAAIRFRGVTIATTLGLFVAAILALGLVPRQFFPPSDRVELLVDLRMPQNASIHATREAVERFDALLAKEPGVARWSSYAGRGAIRFYLPLNVQLANPFIGQTVVVTTDIAARERLQSRLETLLAEEFPDAVARVYPLELGPPVGWPLQYRVVGPDPSEVREIALKLAQVVATFPETRRITFDWMETARKLRVRIDQDEARRLGLSSAAVATMLNAAVSGSVVTPIRDGIYLIDVLARDARGQTLSVETLRSLPVSLPNGRSVPLNQLASFGYAQDLPLVWRRGRQPTLTLQADVAPGTPPESAIDALAPRIADLSATLPPEYRIEVGGIAEESAKSRASVFAVIPLMLLLVLTVLMVQLRSFQRLAMVLSVVPLGLIGVVLALLASAQPLGFVAILGVLALVGMIAKNAVILIEQIEAERAAGRGITDAVVEACASRFRPIILTAASTVLGLIPIAFTVFWGAMAFAIMGGLLVASLLTLVFLPTLYVAWFGSRETVRRPDPVPLSAIRPSRDGRS, encoded by the coding sequence ATGAGCGGCTTCAATCTTTCCGCCTGGGCGATCCGGAACCGTTCCGTGGTCCTCTTCCTGATGATCGGGGTCGTCCTGGCTGGAACCGCCGCGTTCCTGAAGCTCGGCCGGGCGGAGGACCCGGCCTTCACCATCCGCACCATGGTGGTGCAGGCGCAGTGGCCGGGCGCCACCCTGGACGAAACGCTCCAGCAGGTGACCGAGCGGATCGAACGGACGCTGCAGGAGGTGCCGAACCTCGACACGTTGCGCAGCTACACGGTTCCCGGCACGACCGTGATCTTCGTCGATCTGGTCGGCAGCACCCAGGGCCGCGCGGTGAGCGACACTTGGTACGAGGTGCGCAAGAGGGTCGGCGACATGCGCCACACCCTTCCGCAGGGCGTCCTCGGCCCCGGCTTCAACGACGATTTCGGGGACACCTTCGGCATCATCTACGGCTTCACCGCCGACGGATTCACGCACCGCGAACTGCGCGACACCGTCGAAGACGTCCGTTCGCGCCTGCTGCTCGTCCCGGATGTCTCGAAGATCGAGCTTCTGGGCGAGCAGGACGAGCGCGTCTACGTGGATTTCTCACTGGAGACGCTGGCGGGGCTGGGGGTCGAGCCCGGCGCCCTGATCGCCGCGCTGCGGGCGCAGAACGCGGTGCGCCCGGCCGGCGTGCTGCGCACCGGCAAGGAGGCGCTGTCCCTGCAGGTCTCGGGCGCCTTCGCGTCGGAGCAGGACATCCTCGACGTCAATTTCGTGGCCGGGGGGCGCATGCTCCGCCTGCGCGATCTGGCCGAGGTGCGCCGCGCTCTGGCCGATCCGCCCCAGCCGCTGTTCCGGGTGAACGGTGAGCCGGCGATCGGGCTCGCCATCGCGATGCGTCCGGGCGGCGACATCCTCGCCCTCGGCCGGAACGTCTCGGCGGCGATGGCGCGCATCGGCGCCGGCCTGCCGATGGGGATCGAGGCGCATCTGGTGGCCGATCAGGCGCGCACGGTGGACGAGGCGATCTCCGACTTCATCACGTCGCTGTGGCAGGCCGTCGTCATCGTGCTGATCATCAGCTTCGTCGCGCTCGGCCTGCGCGCGGGCGCCATCGTCGCGATCACGATTCCCTTGACGCTGGCCATCGTCTTCGCCGTGATGGATCTGCTCCGCATCGACCTCCAGCGCATCTCGCTGGGCGCGCTGATCATCGCGCTCGCCCTGCTGGTGGACGACGCCATGACCACCATCGACGCGATGACCCGACGGCTCGCCGCCGGCGACCGGATGGAGGCCGCCGCCGTGTATCCCTACAAGGCCCTGGCCGTCGCGATGCTGTCCGGCACGCTGGTGACCATCGCGGGCTTCGTGCCAATCGGATTCGCGCAGAGTTCCGCCGGTGAATACACCTTCTCCATCTTCGCCGTCGTGGGCATCGCCCTGATCGCGTCGTGGCTCGTCGCGACCGTCTTCGCGCCCGTCCTGGGCATGATGCTGCTGCGGCCGCCCAAGCCGGGTCGGGGCGGAGAGCCCGGCGCCGTGCTGCGGCTGTACCGCCGTGTTCTGAGCGCGGCGATCCGGTTCCGCGGGGTAACGATCGCGACAACGCTCGGCCTGTTCGTCGCGGCGATCCTGGCGCTGGGCCTCGTTCCGCGGCAGTTCTTCCCACCGTCGGACCGGGTCGAGCTTCTGGTCGATCTCCGCATGCCGCAGAACGCTTCGATCCACGCCACGCGCGAGGCGGTCGAGCGGTTCGACGCGCTGCTGGCCAAGGAACCGGGGGTCGCGCGCTGGAGCAGCTATGCCGGGCGCGGCGCGATCCGCTTCTACCTGCCGCTGAACGTCCAGCTCGCCAACCCCTTCATCGGCCAGACGGTGGTGGTGACCACGGACATCGCGGCACGCGAACGGCTGCAATCCCGCCTGGAAACCCTGCTGGCCGAGGAGTTCCCGGACGCCGTCGCGCGCGTGTACCCGCTGGAACTCGGGCCGCCCGTCGGATGGCCGCTGCAGTACCGCGTCGTCGGGCCGGACCCGAGCGAGGTGCGCGAGATCGCGCTGAAGCTCGCGCAGGTCGTCGCGACCTTTCCCGAGACGCGACGGATCACCTTCGACTGGATGGAAACCGCCCGCAAATTGCGGGTGCGGATCGACCAGGACGAAGCGCGGCGCCTGGGCCTGAGTTCGGCCGCCGTCGCCACCATGCTGAACGCCGCCGTCTCGGGAAGCGTCGTCACGCCGATCCGCGACGGGATCTATCTGATCGACGTTCTGGCGCGGGACGCCCGCGGGCAGACCCTGTCGGTGGAAACGCTGCGCAGCCTGCCGGTGTCCTTGCCCAACGGGCGGAGCGTTCCGCTGAACCAGCTGGCGTCCTTCGGCTACGCCCAGGATCTTCCGCTCGTCTGGCGTCGCGGCCGGCAGCCGACCCTGACGCTGCAAGCGGACGTGGCGCCCGGCACCCCACCGGAATCCGCCATCGACGCCCTGGCGCCCCGCATCGCCGACCTGTCGGCCACCCTGCCGCCGGAGTACCGCATCGAGGTCGGTGGAATCGCGGAGGAAAGCGCCAAAAGCCGCGCGTCGGTCTTCGCCGTCATCCCGTTGATGCTTCTCCTGGTGCTGACCGTGCTGATGGTCCAGCTTCGCAGCTTTCAGCGCTTGGCGATGGTGCTGAGCGTGGTGCCGCTCGGCCTGATCGGCGTCGTTCTGGCGCTGCTGGCGTCCGCTCAGCCGCTCGGCTTCGTCGCCATACTGGGGGTCCTCGCGCTCGTCGGCATGATCGCGAAGAACGCGGTGATCCTGATCGAGCAGATCGAGGCGGAGCGGGCCGCCGGACGCGGCATCACGGACGCCGTGGTCGAAGCCTGTGCATCCCGGTTCCGCCCGATCATTCTGACCGCCGCCTCCACGGTGCTCGGCCTCATCCCCATCGCCTTCACCGTGTTCTGGGGTGCGATGGCTTTCGCGATCATGGGCGGCCTTCTCGTCGCATCGCTGCTGACGCTCGTTTTCCTCCCGACACTCTACGTGGCGTGGTTCGGCAGCCGTGAGACGGTGCGCAGGCCGGATCCGGTTCCGCTCTCGGCGATCCGGCCGTCCAGGGATGGTCGGTCTTGA
- a CDS encoding DNA-primase RepB domain-containing protein, whose product MVVGTKRQLFGGPPVKLHANDGGAAPASRMLLERAADVVEGIEDSRSMAYEGAVDPIGGLAGLVGRSGPLAEEQDVHLDGTINCYESTYEPHSAES is encoded by the coding sequence ATGGTCGTCGGAACGAAGAGACAGCTCTTCGGCGGGCCGCCGGTCAAGTTGCATGCCAACGACGGCGGAGCCGCCCCGGCCAGCCGGATGCTTCTGGAACGGGCTGCGGATGTCGTGGAGGGGATCGAGGACAGCCGGAGCATGGCCTACGAAGGCGCTGTGGACCCCATCGGCGGACTGGCCGGTCTTGTGGGCCGCAGCGGCCCGCTCGCCGAGGAGCAGGACGTGCATTTGGATGGAACCATAAACTGTTACGAGAGCACCTATGAACCGCACTCGGCGGAATCATAA
- a CDS encoding DUF983 domain-containing protein: protein MQALLAIASRRNTRCHPNRSGRCPRCGQGHLFSDLLKLRFHCEVCGLDYSHADPADGPAFFVIGFVCIPTVILALWIEARFGRPYWAHLVTTLPLLLLTCIPPLRPLKGWLAASQCFYKAGKARFGTAASIQPPVTPPADNNSHST, encoded by the coding sequence ATGCAGGCATTGCTCGCCATTGCCTCCCGAAGGAACACGCGATGTCATCCGAACCGGAGTGGTCGCTGCCCACGCTGCGGCCAAGGTCATCTGTTCAGCGACCTCCTGAAGCTGCGCTTCCACTGCGAAGTCTGTGGTCTGGACTACTCCCACGCCGATCCGGCTGACGGCCCCGCCTTCTTCGTCATCGGCTTTGTCTGCATTCCCACGGTCATCCTGGCGCTCTGGATCGAGGCAAGGTTTGGGCGCCCTTACTGGGCGCACCTGGTCACGACCCTGCCGCTCCTGTTGCTGACCTGTATTCCGCCCTTGCGGCCGTTGAAGGGTTGGCTTGCGGCCAGCCAGTGCTTCTACAAGGCCGGGAAGGCCCGTTTCGGTACAGCCGCGTCAATTCAGCCGCCGGTGACCCCGCCTGCAGACAATAACTCGCACTCGACCTGA
- a CDS encoding selenium-binding family protein, which produces MATWIPDPSFYPSPRMAMQAPPERLAYVAMLNTDTISRPDALGVVDVDPGSSGYGRIISRLDMPNAGDELHHFGWNACSSALCPYAPHPHVERRYLIVPGLRSSRIHIVDTKADPAHPKIVKVIEPEQLAARANYSRPHTLHCGPEGIYVSALGNGGGNGGGPGGVFLIDHETFDVLGQWEIDRGPQFLSYDVWWHLGQDTMITSEWGTPDMIEDGLNPELLLGAKYGRRVHFWDLHRRRHRQTIDLGPEYQLALELRPAHDPTKAHGFMNAVVNLKDLSSSIWLWHRDGGQWAMRKVIDIPAEPADPDQLPPILKGFKAVPPLVTDIDLSLDDRWLYVSCWGTGEMQRYDVSDPFRPKLTGSVRLGGIVGRSRHPSAEGDLNGGPQMVEVSRDGKRVYFTNSLYRSWDEQFYPEGIKSWMVKLDASPEGGLSIDERFFLRFDDGFRGHQIRLEGGDASSDSYCYP; this is translated from the coding sequence ATGGCCACTTGGATCCCCGATCCCAGCTTTTATCCGTCTCCACGTATGGCGATGCAAGCTCCCCCGGAGCGGCTGGCCTATGTGGCGATGTTGAACACGGACACCATCTCCCGCCCGGATGCGCTCGGTGTCGTTGACGTCGATCCCGGCTCGTCGGGTTACGGCCGGATCATCAGCCGCCTCGACATGCCAAATGCCGGTGACGAGTTGCATCATTTCGGCTGGAACGCCTGCAGTTCCGCTTTGTGCCCTTACGCGCCTCATCCGCACGTCGAGCGCCGCTACCTCATCGTACCGGGCCTGCGGTCCTCGCGCATTCACATCGTGGACACCAAGGCAGACCCGGCCCATCCAAAGATCGTCAAGGTGATTGAGCCGGAGCAACTGGCCGCCCGCGCCAACTATTCTCGTCCCCACACGCTGCATTGCGGTCCTGAGGGCATCTATGTCAGCGCGCTCGGCAACGGCGGAGGCAACGGCGGTGGGCCGGGCGGTGTGTTCCTTATCGACCATGAGACGTTCGACGTGCTCGGCCAGTGGGAAATCGACCGCGGCCCGCAGTTCCTCTCTTACGACGTCTGGTGGCATCTCGGCCAGGATACGATGATCACCAGCGAATGGGGTACGCCCGACATGATCGAGGACGGCCTCAACCCGGAACTTCTGCTGGGTGCGAAGTATGGTCGCCGGGTCCACTTCTGGGACCTGCACCGCCGCCGGCACCGGCAGACCATTGATTTGGGGCCGGAGTACCAGCTGGCACTGGAGTTGCGCCCGGCGCACGATCCGACAAAGGCGCATGGCTTCATGAACGCTGTGGTCAATCTGAAGGATCTCTCCTCGTCGATCTGGCTGTGGCATCGCGACGGCGGGCAGTGGGCGATGCGGAAGGTCATCGACATCCCGGCTGAGCCGGCCGATCCGGATCAACTGCCGCCCATTCTCAAAGGCTTCAAGGCGGTGCCGCCGCTGGTCACCGACATCGACCTGTCGCTGGACGACCGTTGGCTGTACGTGTCGTGCTGGGGCACCGGAGAGATGCAACGCTACGACGTCTCTGACCCCTTCCGACCCAAACTGACCGGCTCGGTCCGGTTGGGCGGGATCGTCGGACGCAGCCGACACCCGAGTGCGGAAGGCGACCTCAACGGCGGCCCGCAGATGGTCGAGGTCAGCCGTGACGGCAAACGGGTCTACTTCACCAACTCGCTGTACCGGAGCTGGGATGAGCAGTTCTATCCCGAGGGCATCAAGAGCTGGATGGTCAAGCTCGACGCTTCCCCGGAGGGAGGCCTGAGCATCGACGAGCGGTTCTTCCTGCGGTTCGACGACGGTTTCCGCGGACACCAGATCCGGCTGGAAGGCGGCGACGCGTCTTCGGACTCGTACTGCTATCCATGA
- a CDS encoding DUF6527 family protein: MTLHEHWCPGCSAMHQIAMDTPFRNGARWIWDGNAAAPTFSPSIRIAVDHCCTGQEGKDCWCTFETRIGWKPPVACGVCHYFIRSGRIEFSGDSSHTLAGQTVDLPHIPADKLD; the protein is encoded by the coding sequence TTGACCCTGCACGAACACTGGTGCCCTGGTTGCAGCGCCATGCACCAGATCGCCATGGACACCCCGTTCCGGAACGGTGCCCGGTGGATCTGGGACGGGAACGCCGCGGCGCCGACCTTCAGTCCGTCCATCCGGATTGCTGTCGATCACTGCTGCACCGGTCAGGAGGGAAAGGACTGCTGGTGCACCTTTGAGACGCGCATCGGCTGGAAGCCCCCGGTCGCCTGCGGTGTCTGTCACTACTTCATCCGCTCGGGCCGAATCGAGTTCAGCGGTGACAGCTCGCACACGCTCGCCGGCCAGACGGTGGACCTGCCGCACATTCCAGCGGACAAGCTGGACTGA
- a CDS encoding GntP family permease yields MIDLVFVLVALALLVFLAYRGVTLLIAAPAAALLAALLTGGLPILGAYTQIFMTNTGSFIISFFPLFMLGAIFGKLMDDTGSARSLARLVSARLGPDRAVVSVVLCCAVLTYGGVSAFVVAFAIYPVAAALFRDADIPKRLIPGALALGAFTFTMSALPGTPAIQNAIPMPFLGTTAFAAPGLGIVAGLVMFVLGVLWLDRRAAVAKASGEGYGNHADSTPVLDRATRERAQCEGFDIAELSAEPARQKRADTEALPPAALAVLPIVVVIASNFLFVQVVAPRLDTAFLAEPRFGATTIEAVRGVWAVIVALFLAILLLIAGNRNRLDDLGTSLDRGADASVLPIFSTASLVGFGAVIAALPVFGTISQAVLAIGGGNPLVSVAASVAVLSAMTGSASGGMSIALDTLGPAFVDMAHTSGFSLDVMHRVTAVASGALDALPHNGAVITLLTVCRLSHRDSYGDVFVVAAAIPMLALVVLIVLASLLKRFGF; encoded by the coding sequence ATGATCGATCTCGTCTTCGTGCTCGTCGCGCTCGCGCTGCTCGTCTTTCTGGCCTATCGCGGCGTGACCCTGCTGATCGCGGCTCCGGCGGCCGCTCTGCTCGCGGCCCTGCTGACCGGCGGCCTGCCGATCCTCGGCGCCTACACCCAGATCTTCATGACCAACACCGGTTCCTTTATCATCTCCTTCTTTCCCCTGTTCATGCTTGGGGCGATCTTCGGCAAGCTGATGGACGACACCGGGTCGGCGCGGTCCCTCGCCCGGCTGGTCAGCGCCCGGCTGGGACCGGACCGCGCGGTCGTTTCGGTGGTGCTGTGCTGCGCCGTCCTGACCTATGGCGGCGTTTCGGCTTTCGTCGTCGCCTTCGCGATCTACCCCGTGGCCGCCGCCCTGTTCCGCGACGCCGACATCCCGAAGCGGCTGATCCCGGGCGCCCTGGCGCTGGGCGCCTTCACCTTCACCATGTCGGCCCTGCCGGGAACGCCGGCGATCCAGAATGCGATCCCGATGCCCTTCCTCGGCACCACGGCCTTCGCCGCTCCGGGCCTCGGGATCGTTGCCGGGCTCGTGATGTTCGTTTTGGGTGTCCTCTGGCTGGACCGCAGGGCCGCCGTCGCGAAAGCCTCCGGCGAGGGTTACGGCAATCATGCCGACAGCACCCCGGTGCTGGACCGGGCGACGCGCGAACGCGCGCAGTGCGAGGGGTTCGACATCGCCGAACTCTCCGCCGAACCCGCCCGACAAAAACGCGCCGACACGGAGGCCTTGCCTCCAGCCGCGCTGGCGGTGCTGCCGATCGTCGTGGTCATCGCCAGCAACTTCCTGTTCGTCCAGGTCGTCGCCCCCCGGTTGGACACCGCCTTCCTCGCCGAGCCGCGGTTCGGCGCCACGACCATCGAGGCCGTGCGCGGCGTATGGGCGGTCATCGTGGCGCTGTTCCTCGCCATCCTTCTTCTGATCGCCGGCAACCGGAACCGCCTGGACGATCTGGGCACGAGCCTGGACAGGGGGGCCGACGCTTCGGTCCTGCCGATCTTCAGCACGGCGAGCCTTGTCGGCTTCGGCGCGGTGATCGCCGCCCTTCCGGTCTTCGGGACGATCAGCCAGGCCGTTCTTGCCATCGGCGGCGGCAACCCCCTGGTGTCGGTCGCAGCGTCCGTGGCGGTTCTGTCCGCCATGACCGGCTCGGCGTCCGGCGGCATGAGCATCGCGCTCGACACGCTCGGCCCGGCCTTCGTGGACATGGCGCACACGTCCGGCTTTTCGCTCGACGTGATGCACCGGGTGACGGCGGTCGCCTCGGGTGCGCTCGACGCGCTGCCGCACAACGGCGCCGTCATCACGCTGCTCACCGTCTGCAGGCTCAGCCATCGCGACTCCTATGGCGACGTCTTCGTCGTCGCCGCCGCCATACCGATGCTCGCTCTGGTCGTCCTGATCGTTCTGGCCAGCCTGCTCAAACGCTTCGGATTCTAG